A section of the Roseivirga sp. BDSF3-8 genome encodes:
- a CDS encoding toxin-antitoxin system YwqK family antitoxin — translation MMRLLSRYNLHSWVTIVLIFLLCACQEKKEEYYPNGSIKYQYEVREGLKHGIFTAYYESGEVKAIRKYSNDIIVGDLIGFYKNGDTSQIHHYYKGVLVDTSRFFETTNTLQEIQVYDSTGILIDYVKYNHGIKDRSGRSKSILFLTKNEKINKANDSLINIRLGNRDYDQISYHLGYYKDSTFQITDNLPKSNPYTAYVDIKDSVPGEYTITGIAMEQDSGVYIDFTPFSRDITIE, via the coding sequence ATGATGCGATTGCTTTCCAGATACAATTTACATTCGTGGGTTACGATAGTCCTTATTTTTCTCCTCTGCGCCTGTCAGGAAAAGAAGGAAGAATACTACCCGAACGGCAGTATTAAATACCAATACGAGGTGAGGGAGGGGTTAAAGCATGGTATATTTACAGCATATTACGAATCCGGAGAAGTTAAAGCTATTCGGAAATACAGCAATGATATAATTGTAGGGGACTTAATTGGATTCTACAAAAATGGTGACACCAGTCAGATACATCATTATTATAAAGGGGTTTTGGTAGACACCTCCCGATTTTTTGAAACCACCAATACATTACAGGAAATACAGGTGTACGATTCTACCGGCATTCTGATAGACTATGTGAAGTATAATCATGGCATTAAGGACAGATCCGGAAGAAGTAAATCCATACTGTTTCTCACCAAAAACGAAAAAATCAATAAGGCCAATGACAGTCTGATCAATATTCGACTAGGTAATAGAGATTACGATCAGATAAGCTACCACCTGGGGTACTATAAAGATAGTACTTTTCAAATAACAGATAATTTACCAAAAAGCAATCCGTACACTGCTTATGTAGATATCAAGGACTCAGTTCCAGGCGAGTACACCATCACAGGAATCGCTATGGAGCAGGACAGTGGAGTCTATATTGACTTTACGCCATTTTCCAGAGATATTACTATAGAGTGA
- a CDS encoding cyclopropane-fatty-acyl-phospholipid synthase family protein → MANNKQEASKAGEPREWFGEWFDSPYYHILYQHRDHEEAEAFIDHLYDYFGFTAQDEVMDLACGKGRHSIYLNKKGLKVTGVDLSPQNIEAANKQANERLHFHVHDMRQVFRQEAFDYVLNLFTSFGYFQTEKENQQAIDAATAALRPGGRLLIDFLNPYVVVHNLKPEDVKVLNGIEFHITKQLDEENYIVKDIRFEDGGTTYHFQERVKAIRRMEFLEYFKHAGLLLEDCFGDYDLNHYEARESDRMIFVCRKPE, encoded by the coding sequence ATGGCGAATAACAAACAGGAAGCAAGCAAAGCCGGTGAGCCCAGAGAATGGTTTGGAGAGTGGTTCGACTCACCCTATTACCACATACTTTACCAGCACCGTGACCATGAGGAAGCCGAGGCCTTCATAGACCATCTTTATGACTATTTCGGCTTTACGGCACAGGATGAGGTTATGGACCTTGCCTGCGGTAAAGGGCGCCACAGTATTTACCTCAATAAAAAAGGCCTCAAGGTAACCGGCGTAGACCTCTCACCCCAGAATATAGAGGCCGCCAATAAGCAGGCTAATGAACGCCTGCACTTTCACGTGCACGATATGCGCCAAGTTTTCCGGCAGGAAGCCTTCGATTATGTACTCAACCTCTTCACCAGCTTTGGCTACTTCCAGACTGAAAAGGAAAACCAGCAGGCCATAGATGCCGCTACGGCAGCCCTCCGCCCCGGAGGCAGACTTCTGATAGACTTTCTTAATCCCTATGTCGTTGTGCACAATCTCAAACCCGAGGACGTAAAAGTGCTCAATGGCATTGAGTTCCACATCACCAAGCAACTGGATGAGGAAAACTACATTGTAAAGGACATCCGCTTTGAGGACGGTGGCACCACCTACCACTTTCAGGAGCGCGTGAAGGCCATTCGCCGCATGGAGTTCCTCGAGTACTTCAAGCATGCCGGACTCCTCTTAGAAGACTGCTTCGGCGACTACGATCTCAACCACTACGAAGCACGCGAGTCAGACAGGATGATCTTTGTTTGTAGAAAGCCGGAATGA
- the ruvB gene encoding Holliday junction branch migration DNA helicase RuvB has translation MREDYLRSDDEHFSPAEREFEKALRPLTFSDFAGQEKVVENIKVFVKAAKLRGEPLDHVLLHGPPGLGKTTLSHIIANELGSQIRITSGPVLDKPSDLAGLLTNLEEGDVLFIDEIHRLNPVVEEYLYSAMEDYRIDIMLDSGPSARSVQIGLNPFTLVGATTRAGLLTSPLRARFGINARLEYYDAKLLATILHRNAAILNTPIDDEAAIEIARRSRGTPRIANNLLRRTRDFAQIKGKGTITKAISEMALEALDVDKHGLDEMDNRILQTIISKFNGGPVGLSTIATACGEEAETIEEVYEPFLIKEGYIKRTARGREATQLAYKHVGVVPPGRLGSLFDE, from the coding sequence ATGCGTGAAGATTATCTGAGAAGCGACGACGAACATTTTTCTCCGGCAGAAAGGGAATTTGAAAAGGCTCTGCGCCCCCTTACCTTCAGTGACTTTGCGGGTCAGGAAAAGGTGGTGGAAAACATCAAGGTGTTTGTGAAGGCGGCTAAATTGCGCGGGGAACCGCTTGACCACGTATTGCTGCACGGCCCTCCGGGCCTGGGTAAAACGACGCTTTCGCATATTATAGCGAATGAGCTGGGCTCGCAGATCCGCATCACAAGCGGGCCTGTACTGGATAAACCGAGCGACCTGGCGGGGCTGCTAACAAACCTGGAGGAGGGTGATGTGCTCTTTATTGATGAGATACACCGCCTGAACCCGGTGGTGGAGGAGTACCTGTACTCAGCAATGGAGGATTACCGCATCGACATTATGCTGGACAGCGGGCCCAGTGCGCGCTCGGTGCAGATAGGCCTGAATCCATTTACGCTAGTGGGCGCGACCACCCGGGCGGGACTGCTTACCTCTCCCTTACGGGCTCGCTTTGGAATAAATGCGCGCCTGGAATACTATGATGCCAAGCTGCTGGCTACGATACTGCACAGAAACGCAGCGATACTAAATACTCCCATAGATGATGAAGCGGCAATAGAGATCGCGCGCCGCAGCCGCGGTACGCCGCGTATCGCTAATAACCTGCTGCGCCGTACACGTGACTTTGCGCAGATTAAAGGCAAGGGTACGATTACTAAGGCGATCTCTGAGATGGCCCTGGAAGCGCTGGACGTGGATAAGCATGGCCTGGATGAAATGGACAACCGCATTTTGCAGACGATCATAAGCAAGTTTAACGGCGGACCAGTGGGGCTAAGCACTATAGCGACGGCCTGCGGGGAGGAGGCGGAAACAATTGAGGAGGTGTACGAACCATTTTTGATAAAAGAGGGCTATATAAAACGTACGGCAAGGGGCCGTGAGGCTACGCAGCTTGCGTATAAGCACGTGGGGGTGGTACCTCCGGGCAGGCTTGGAAGCTTGTTTGATGAATAG
- a CDS encoding IS3 family transposase has translation MALVDPSHQLSIRKQSEVLNIPRSSFYYKPVGESIENLDLMETMDRLFTEDPTLGVIGMQDELREQGLFYNVKRIRRLLRKMGVEPIYPKRNLSKLGQAKYVYPYLLRNLTVNRRNQVWAIDITYIPMAKGFMYLTGIIDVYSRYIVGWQLSNSLDKETQTTLLTACIEKYGKPEIINSDQGSQYTCSHWVETLKEGRIRVSMDGKGRATDNTFIERFFRTLKHKHVYLYPADDGLTLYKGINKFIEKYNNKRRHQGIGRIKPVELFKLAA, from the coding sequence TTGGCTCTGGTTGATCCAAGTCATCAGCTTAGTATACGCAAACAGAGTGAGGTTTTAAATATCCCTCGCAGCAGCTTTTACTATAAGCCTGTGGGCGAGTCTATAGAGAACCTGGACTTGATGGAAACCATGGATCGATTGTTTACCGAAGATCCTACCTTGGGTGTTATCGGTATGCAGGATGAGCTACGTGAGCAGGGTTTATTTTATAATGTCAAGCGTATCCGTCGGCTGTTGCGCAAAATGGGCGTAGAACCGATCTATCCGAAGCGTAATTTAAGTAAGCTGGGGCAGGCAAAGTATGTCTATCCATATTTGCTGAGAAATCTGACTGTGAACAGAAGGAACCAGGTTTGGGCTATTGACATAACCTATATTCCCATGGCAAAGGGGTTTATGTACCTGACGGGGATAATCGATGTATATAGCCGCTATATAGTAGGTTGGCAATTATCCAACAGCTTGGACAAAGAAACCCAGACGACCCTTTTGACAGCCTGTATAGAAAAATATGGTAAGCCAGAAATCATTAACTCAGACCAAGGTAGCCAATACACCTGTTCACACTGGGTAGAAACCTTGAAAGAGGGGCGTATAAGAGTAAGTATGGATGGAAAGGGCAGAGCCACGGACAATACCTTTATTGAGCGGTTTTTCAGGACATTAAAGCACAAACATGTATACTTATACCCAGCAGACGATGGGCTAACCCTATACAAGGGGATTAATAAGTTTATCGAAAAGTACAATAACAAAAGAAGGCATCAAGGTATTGGCAGAATAAAACCTGTCGAGTTGTTCAAACTAGCTGCCTAA
- a CDS encoding transposase, with protein sequence MKRSRRKFSPAFKAKVAIEALKEQQTLSELAQRFEVHPNQISLWKREFQQNADKAFGEKSSKEEPQINVDQLYQQIGQLQVENDFLKKRRGAAPLKKTGL encoded by the coding sequence ATGAAAAGAAGTAGGAGAAAATTTTCACCTGCCTTTAAGGCAAAAGTGGCTATAGAAGCCCTTAAAGAGCAACAGACGTTGTCTGAGTTAGCTCAGCGTTTTGAAGTTCATCCCAATCAGATCTCGTTGTGGAAACGTGAGTTTCAGCAAAATGCTGATAAAGCTTTTGGGGAGAAAAGCTCAAAAGAGGAGCCACAGATTAATGTGGACCAGCTCTATCAGCAGATCGGACAATTACAGGTTGAGAATGACTTTCTAAAAAAAAGGCGGGGGGCCGCCCCCTTGAAGAAAACCGGCCTTTAA
- a CDS encoding T9SS type A sorting domain-containing protein encodes MMAKISSGRVFLPILFILLTIQSVFSQERITEMYGEPNIPPPLHARNFKVFNDLLFFSAYTRYEGMELYVSDGTKENTSLLKDIRPGNSRILNIDALRQFENSVELDGKLYFLADDDQYGQQVWVTTGNPEETYRVTSIPGLNAHGLSSAGGYIYFVDYRKDHVNVFKTSGSDEGVLVKGSIPYASEEDFYSQYNYEFDYEQFATDDKFYFAINPSLSDLASLWVSDGTTTGTKEIANSLLGTGFLRGHKLSPYSSLKNELFFITNSPSLFTAGTSIGLAKVDQATGNLVPVKGLIAEGRNVDYASSIVVNNKIYVSLFEADTRTLEIWESDGSADGTLQIYQTTHSQPYVPSNLATDGSKLFFTANNSTGSTVLKSIDLADLSIKQYKELNDPVVMPNKYTIEHIYDIEYLEGQKFLVHRVWPSSEANLWYCDMANEQYTLVPHFANMLSHAYYKGRIYSSAKGEDQIFTVHRTDSSFLEIELFKNIEDTKGLIYAKGNNLGDNAIYSLHSSGEGRELYMAGEDQISLVKDINPGASSSDPFGNSSNQYAVIGGVAYFTATSEGYKPELWRTDGTPAGTTVVQDFYEGTGHFEFKGYQAMNEELYLVLDKNHLYSLIKYDGAKFDTIKEFGTDEYGINVYARELIAGDNRLYFKSFTKFEYYIGTSDGTSEGTTFLKGYKDIGEYAIVGDSLFFSAASDVDKDMELWVTDGTVEGTAQLSDIVNGYSSSPSNFMPAGDKLYFSAYTKELGRELYVSDGTPVGTKLVADINEGEHHSFILNESETDYALLNGKLYFPATNKENGSELWCTDGTPENTYMVKDIMPMGEGSLPHQFVVDGDKIYFVARGINGQELWVTDGTSENTIEVADIYPGEDSSWPEGLVATDGRLFFVAESPEFGRQVYIYGKEPEVTGIGNNPVAQLVMVFPNPTSQRLFIDAKNQISELRVFDTSGKNYAVISVNKSIDVSHLPAGIYILTGKVKNELFQVRFIKQ; translated from the coding sequence ATGATGGCCAAAATATCATCAGGTAGGGTTTTCCTACCTATCCTCTTTATTCTTCTTACCATTCAATCAGTATTTTCCCAGGAGAGAATTACTGAGATGTATGGAGAACCAAATATTCCACCTCCATTACATGCAAGAAACTTTAAGGTTTTTAACGACTTATTGTTTTTTAGTGCCTATACGAGGTATGAGGGAATGGAGCTATATGTTAGTGATGGGACCAAGGAGAACACTAGCCTGTTAAAGGATATAAGGCCCGGGAATAGTCGGATTTTAAATATTGATGCGCTCCGGCAGTTTGAGAATTCAGTGGAGCTGGATGGAAAGCTATATTTTTTAGCTGATGATGACCAATATGGTCAGCAAGTTTGGGTTACTACTGGTAATCCTGAAGAAACTTATAGAGTAACTTCAATCCCCGGGTTAAATGCTCATGGGTTATCCTCAGCCGGAGGGTATATATATTTTGTAGACTATCGGAAAGACCATGTTAATGTTTTTAAAACGTCAGGCTCAGATGAAGGGGTACTCGTCAAAGGATCCATACCTTACGCAAGTGAAGAAGATTTTTATTCCCAATATAATTATGAGTTCGATTACGAACAGTTTGCCACAGATGACAAATTCTATTTTGCAATAAATCCTTCCTTGTCAGACCTAGCCTCGCTTTGGGTGAGCGATGGAACGACAACGGGCACTAAGGAAATAGCAAATTCGCTATTAGGAACCGGCTTTTTAAGAGGACATAAGCTTTCTCCGTATTCCTCTTTAAAAAACGAACTATTTTTTATTACTAATTCACCTTCGCTTTTTACTGCCGGAACTTCTATAGGGCTGGCTAAAGTAGATCAGGCTACAGGTAACCTTGTGCCAGTCAAAGGACTTATAGCCGAAGGCAGGAATGTGGATTATGCCAGTTCTATAGTGGTAAATAATAAAATATATGTGTCATTATTTGAGGCTGACACCAGGACGCTGGAGATATGGGAATCGGATGGTAGTGCGGATGGCACATTGCAGATTTATCAGACGACTCACTCTCAACCGTATGTGCCATCTAATTTGGCTACCGATGGTAGTAAATTGTTTTTTACGGCTAATAATAGTACAGGATCAACGGTATTAAAAAGTATCGACTTGGCAGATCTTTCTATTAAGCAATATAAAGAGCTAAATGATCCTGTCGTAATGCCAAATAAATATACCATCGAGCATATTTATGATATAGAATACCTGGAAGGTCAAAAGTTTCTCGTACACAGAGTATGGCCGTCTTCGGAAGCAAATTTGTGGTATTGCGATATGGCTAATGAACAATACACATTAGTCCCTCATTTTGCTAACATGCTTTCACATGCTTATTACAAGGGGCGTATTTATTCATCTGCTAAGGGTGAGGATCAAATTTTCACAGTACACAGGACTGATTCCAGTTTCCTGGAAATCGAGCTTTTTAAGAATATCGAAGATACAAAAGGGTTAATATATGCGAAGGGGAATAACCTGGGAGATAATGCCATTTATAGCTTGCATTCATCTGGTGAAGGGCGTGAGTTATACATGGCAGGTGAGGATCAAATTTCTTTAGTTAAAGATATCAACCCTGGAGCCTCCTCATCAGATCCGTTCGGCAATTCAAGTAATCAATATGCCGTAATAGGTGGTGTGGCTTATTTTACCGCAACTTCTGAAGGCTACAAGCCTGAATTATGGAGAACCGATGGCACACCTGCAGGAACAACTGTTGTGCAGGATTTTTATGAGGGGACAGGGCATTTTGAATTTAAGGGGTATCAGGCCATGAATGAGGAACTATATCTGGTGTTGGATAAAAACCACCTCTATAGCTTAATAAAGTATGATGGTGCCAAATTTGATACTATTAAGGAGTTTGGTACAGATGAATATGGTATAAATGTTTATGCGCGTGAGCTTATAGCAGGAGATAATCGCTTATATTTTAAGTCATTTACTAAGTTTGAATATTATATAGGGACTAGCGATGGTACCAGTGAAGGTACTACTTTTCTTAAGGGCTACAAGGATATAGGGGAGTATGCAATAGTTGGTGATTCACTGTTCTTTAGTGCTGCTTCCGATGTTGATAAGGATATGGAGTTATGGGTGACTGATGGGACGGTAGAGGGCACTGCTCAGTTGTCAGATATTGTAAATGGATACTCTTCCAGTCCTTCCAATTTTATGCCTGCAGGAGATAAGCTGTATTTTTCGGCTTATACTAAAGAGTTGGGTAGAGAGCTCTATGTTTCTGATGGCACACCAGTTGGCACTAAATTGGTAGCGGATATTAACGAAGGAGAACATCATTCTTTTATACTAAATGAGTCTGAAACCGATTATGCTTTATTAAATGGTAAGCTTTATTTTCCTGCCACTAACAAAGAAAATGGCTCTGAGCTATGGTGTACAGATGGTACACCTGAAAACACCTATATGGTAAAAGATATTATGCCAATGGGAGAAGGGTCATTGCCCCATCAGTTTGTAGTAGACGGAGATAAAATATACTTTGTGGCAAGAGGTATTAACGGCCAGGAGCTATGGGTAACCGACGGGACTTCTGAAAACACCATAGAGGTAGCTGATATTTATCCGGGTGAAGACAGCTCCTGGCCGGAAGGCTTAGTAGCTACTGATGGCAGATTATTTTTTGTTGCAGAGTCACCTGAGTTTGGGCGTCAGGTATATATTTACGGAAAGGAACCTGAAGTAACAGGAATAGGTAATAACCCGGTTGCCCAGCTTGTAATGGTTTTCCCTAACCCTACTTCACAAAGGTTATTTATAGATGCTAAAAACCAAATAAGTGAATTACGTGTATTCGATACTTCAGGAAAAAATTATGCTGTAATTAGTGTGAATAAAAGCATTGATGTGAGTCATCTGCCTGCAGGCATATATATTCTTACGGGTAAAGTAAAGAATGAATTATTCCAGGTTAGGTTTATAAAGCAATAA
- the queG gene encoding tRNA epoxyqueuosine(34) reductase QueG, whose translation MKVSAAERHTRLFKEKARAHGFDFCGIARAGYLEEEAARLEAWLKKDMHGKMGYLANHFDKRLDPTKLVEGARSVVTFVYNYFPEKDLTEETGYKVAKYAYGKDYHHVIKGKLRQLADELRQEIGEFDGRVFVDSAPVMERAWAEKSGMGWIGKNSLLLNRQMGSFFFLAEFITDLEFVYDNPVGDYCGTCTRCMDACPTDAIPEPYVVDGSRCISYFTIELKAQEDIPGGMKGRFEDWIFGCDICQDVCPWNRFSKPHGEPSFAPHEGLEDMNKPAWEEITREVFNELFRGSAVKRAKLEGLQRNIRFVKGEEKENPAN comes from the coding sequence ATGAAGGTATCGGCAGCGGAACGACATACACGCCTGTTTAAAGAGAAAGCCCGTGCGCATGGGTTTGACTTCTGTGGTATAGCGCGGGCGGGCTACCTGGAGGAGGAGGCCGCGCGACTGGAAGCATGGCTGAAGAAGGACATGCATGGCAAAATGGGCTACCTGGCGAACCATTTTGATAAGCGCCTGGATCCGACAAAGCTGGTGGAAGGCGCACGCTCGGTCGTGACCTTTGTGTATAATTATTTTCCTGAAAAAGACCTTACGGAAGAGACGGGCTACAAGGTGGCGAAGTATGCCTATGGAAAGGACTATCACCATGTGATCAAGGGAAAGCTGCGCCAACTGGCAGATGAGCTGCGGCAGGAGATCGGGGAGTTTGACGGACGGGTGTTTGTAGACAGTGCGCCGGTGATGGAACGCGCATGGGCCGAGAAGAGTGGTATGGGCTGGATAGGCAAGAACAGCCTGCTGCTAAACCGGCAGATGGGCAGTTTCTTTTTCCTGGCGGAGTTTATCACCGATCTGGAGTTTGTGTATGATAACCCTGTGGGGGACTACTGCGGTACGTGTACGCGCTGTATGGATGCCTGCCCGACGGACGCGATACCGGAGCCTTATGTAGTGGATGGCAGCCGGTGTATAAGTTACTTTACGATAGAGCTGAAAGCACAGGAGGATATACCGGGGGGTATGAAGGGGCGGTTTGAAGACTGGATATTCGGCTGCGACATATGCCAGGATGTATGCCCGTGGAACCGCTTCTCGAAACCACACGGTGAGCCCTCCTTTGCTCCTCATGAGGGGCTGGAGGACATGAATAAGCCGGCATGGGAGGAGATAACGCGGGAGGTGTTTAATGAACTATTCCGTGGGTCTGCGGTGAAGCGGGCAAAGCTGGAAGGGCTGCAACGGAACATCCGGTTTGTGAAGGGGGAGGAAAAAGAAAACCCGGCCAACTAA
- a CDS encoding BatD family protein, which yields MSRTHLQTVLFLFPLILFLAGYAQAQEVSIKLGPDKVALNEAFTITAEVSNGRIRDVQGFPDIPGFAKAGQSSSTSTNIINGRVSSTSSITQQYVPQKQGSFTLSPFTMTVNGEEVRSQGKNITVGPEKERQAYDPFRDPFEDFFGNRRSNEPQEFIDLKEDAFLAVTTDKNEVYVGEGVNVSLAFYISEDNRAPLNFTELSEQITKIQKKLSPSNAWEENFKIEELTPELVIIDNKKYSKYKLYQASFFPFNEEDLVFPSVPLKMIKYKVAKQRSFFGRNRKEEYKTFHTKRKIVEVKPLPPHPLKETVAVGEYKLKEALSNGRVETGESFSYEFRIVGKGNIQSLNEPEVPAGRNIEFYPPDVAQTVRRNNAMVYGSKGFNYYGIPEEPGSYNLGDYFNWVYFDPSRGQYDTLTSSKVIEVTGESLSDRYISSSDMGSFYNRISLENNTLQAKGGGGLFRLLANVLILASLVLSAVFIFKK from the coding sequence ATGAGCAGAACGCATTTACAGACCGTATTATTTCTCTTTCCACTGATTTTATTTTTGGCAGGATATGCTCAGGCTCAGGAGGTTTCTATAAAGCTAGGACCGGACAAGGTGGCATTGAACGAGGCCTTTACTATTACTGCCGAAGTGAGCAATGGCCGCATCCGTGACGTGCAGGGCTTTCCTGATATTCCGGGCTTTGCGAAGGCGGGGCAATCTTCCTCCACGTCTACCAATATCATTAACGGGCGTGTATCTTCCACCTCTTCCATCACGCAGCAATATGTACCTCAAAAGCAGGGTAGCTTCACGCTAAGCCCCTTTACGATGACGGTGAATGGGGAGGAAGTAAGGTCACAGGGCAAAAATATTACGGTAGGTCCTGAAAAAGAGCGGCAGGCTTATGATCCTTTTCGCGACCCCTTTGAGGACTTTTTCGGGAACCGCCGCAGCAATGAGCCACAGGAATTTATCGACCTGAAGGAGGACGCCTTCCTGGCGGTGACGACTGACAAGAACGAGGTGTATGTGGGGGAAGGGGTAAATGTGTCGCTGGCATTCTATATATCCGAGGACAACCGGGCACCGCTGAACTTTACGGAGCTGAGCGAACAGATCACTAAAATCCAGAAAAAGCTGAGCCCCTCGAACGCCTGGGAGGAGAATTTTAAGATAGAAGAGCTTACCCCTGAGCTGGTTATTATCGACAATAAAAAATACTCAAAGTACAAATTGTACCAGGCGAGCTTCTTTCCTTTTAATGAAGAAGACCTGGTTTTCCCCTCCGTGCCGCTGAAGATGATCAAGTATAAGGTGGCTAAACAGCGCAGCTTTTTTGGCCGCAACCGGAAGGAGGAGTATAAGACTTTCCACACAAAACGTAAGATAGTGGAGGTAAAGCCCCTTCCCCCTCACCCGCTAAAGGAAACGGTGGCTGTAGGGGAGTATAAGCTTAAAGAGGCGCTGAGTAACGGCAGGGTGGAAACGGGCGAGAGCTTTAGCTATGAATTCCGTATAGTGGGCAAGGGCAATATCCAGTCACTAAATGAACCGGAGGTGCCGGCTGGCCGCAACATAGAATTTTACCCTCCTGATGTAGCCCAGACGGTGCGCCGTAATAATGCTATGGTATATGGCAGTAAGGGCTTTAACTACTACGGTATCCCTGAGGAGCCAGGCTCTTATAACCTGGGGGATTACTTTAACTGGGTATACTTTGACCCGAGCCGGGGGCAGTATGATACGCTAACGAGTAGCAAGGTGATAGAGGTGACGGGCGAAAGCCTGAGCGACCGCTACATCAGCAGCAGTGACATGGGTAGTTTCTATAACCGCATATCATTGGAGAATAACACCTTGCAGGCCAAAGGGGGAGGCGGTCTCTTTAGGCTTT
- a CDS encoding FAD:protein FMN transferase, with protein MASLRKKNIIYSLILAAAIAAVWFFRKQNDPAKDLESAVTLSGTTFGVVPYNIKYIPEDEVDISPQHLQAGADSILSGLNQSLSTYIDNSEITEFNEDNLHKYESQYFYPVLAESKTVFQRTRGAFDPTVGPLVDAWGFGPGKKREPEKVNVDSLLGLVGYDSIFFDSVSVCKLKKGMRLDFSAIAKGYGVDLVASYLTGKGLNNIFVEIGGELACRGVNDRGEPWVIGIDNPTGEEETRGLTGIVRLRDQAMATSGNYRQYYEKDGKRYSHTISPVTGLPVTHSLLSASVFSPSCMTADAYATAFMVMGLKEARDLAESEQNLEAYFIYSDSTGALQTYATPGIRESIETLEDGE; from the coding sequence ATGGCCTCTCTTCGTAAGAAAAACATCATATACTCCCTGATACTCGCTGCTGCCATTGCCGCCGTGTGGTTCTTCAGGAAACAAAACGATCCTGCCAAAGACCTTGAAAGCGCGGTGACCCTTTCCGGCACCACCTTTGGCGTCGTACCTTATAATATCAAATACATTCCTGAAGACGAGGTAGATATATCCCCGCAACACCTACAGGCCGGTGCCGACTCCATACTCAGCGGACTCAACCAGAGCCTTTCCACCTATATCGATAACAGCGAGATCACCGAGTTCAACGAAGACAACCTGCATAAGTACGAGTCACAATACTTTTACCCCGTACTGGCAGAAAGCAAAACAGTATTCCAACGTACCCGAGGGGCTTTCGACCCCACAGTAGGCCCCCTCGTAGATGCCTGGGGCTTCGGGCCGGGTAAAAAACGTGAGCCTGAAAAGGTGAATGTCGATTCCCTGCTTGGACTCGTAGGCTATGACAGCATATTTTTCGATAGCGTGTCCGTCTGCAAGCTCAAAAAAGGCATGAGGCTCGATTTCAGTGCCATTGCCAAAGGCTACGGCGTAGACCTCGTAGCCAGCTACCTTACCGGTAAGGGGCTGAACAATATTTTCGTGGAAATAGGAGGGGAGCTGGCCTGCCGCGGCGTTAACGATCGCGGAGAGCCATGGGTCATCGGTATCGATAATCCTACCGGAGAGGAAGAAACCCGCGGCCTTACCGGTATCGTCAGGCTGCGTGACCAGGCCATGGCCACCAGTGGCAACTACCGCCAGTATTACGAGAAAGACGGAAAGCGCTACAGCCACACCATTAGCCCCGTTACCGGCTTGCCCGTTACCCACAGCCTGCTCAGTGCTTCCGTATTTTCCCCCTCATGCATGACCGCCGACGCCTATGCCACCGCCTTTATGGTCATGGGCCTGAAAGAGGCAAGAGACCTTGCGGAAAGTGAGCAGAACCTCGAGGCCTATTTTATTTACAGCGACAGCACCGGTGCCCTGCAAACCTATGCCACCCCCGGTATCCGCGAATCCATAGAGACATTAGAAGATGGCGAATAA